The following proteins come from a genomic window of Leptospira barantonii:
- the hemB gene encoding porphobilinogen synthase — protein sequence METKQRRIRLNAPLRDLASSESLNSKKLIQPLFIVEGLKEKERMDSLPGVFRDTEASVLKQVESDLKAGLKHFILFLVPELKSNTEIPKSFYERSISSLKKEFPDAFLWIDACMCSLTTHGHCGLLHEDGRIDNPSSVKHLSQIALTYAQAGADGIAPSDMMDGRVKSHREILDTYGFSNIPIMSYSTKFKSNFYGPFRAAADSAPGHGDRSSYQIDVRNREDSILSSIRDKEEGADFLMVKPGMTSIDLIGPIREKTGLPTGAYQVSGEYASIHYLAQNGFCDFDAALRETWQIFSRAGSAYLITYAARRGKEILS from the coding sequence TTGGAAACCAAACAGAGAAGAATCCGTCTTAACGCCCCGCTCCGGGATCTTGCGTCTTCGGAAAGTTTAAATTCAAAAAAACTAATACAGCCTCTCTTTATCGTGGAAGGACTTAAGGAAAAGGAAAGAATGGATTCTCTTCCGGGAGTTTTTCGGGACACCGAAGCTTCCGTTTTGAAACAGGTGGAATCGGATCTGAAAGCGGGTCTGAAACACTTCATTCTTTTTTTGGTTCCTGAGCTCAAATCCAATACTGAAATTCCGAAATCTTTTTACGAACGTTCCATTTCATCCTTAAAGAAAGAATTTCCCGATGCTTTTTTGTGGATCGACGCTTGTATGTGTTCCCTTACGACTCACGGACATTGCGGGCTTTTGCATGAGGACGGAAGAATCGATAATCCTTCTTCGGTGAAACATCTTTCTCAGATCGCGTTGACGTATGCGCAGGCGGGTGCGGATGGAATCGCCCCGAGCGACATGATGGACGGAAGAGTCAAAAGTCACCGCGAGATATTAGATACATACGGATTTTCGAATATTCCAATTATGAGTTATTCTACCAAGTTTAAGAGTAATTTTTACGGACCGTTTCGAGCCGCCGCGGATTCCGCGCCGGGGCACGGGGATCGTTCCTCCTATCAAATCGACGTTCGCAATCGGGAGGATTCCATTCTTTCCTCGATCCGAGACAAAGAAGAAGGCGCGGACTTTCTGATGGTCAAACCGGGAATGACTTCGATCGATCTCATCGGTCCGATCCGCGAAAAAACCGGGCTTCCCACCGGTGCGTATCAGGTCAGTGGAGAATACGCTTCGATTCATTATCTCGCACAAAACGGGTTCTGCGATTTCGACGCGGCCTTGCGTGAAACCTGGCAGATCTTTTCCAGAGCCGGATCGGCTTATCTGATTACCTACGCCGCAAGAAGAGGCAAGGAGATATTATCTTGA
- the hemL gene encoding glutamate-1-semialdehyde 2,1-aminomutase: protein MSQHTTNSKLISESWKGKNSDELFERAKKVSPGGVHSPVRSFRSVGGTPVFFASANGATLTDIEGKEYIDYCLSFGPLILGHRDPEVEEVVRETAGLAWSFGAAEPYSLELAEFITSQIPWAEKVRFVNSGTEAVMSALRVARAATGREKILKFDGCYHGHLDALLVKAGSGLAGESSSDSAGISATAIANTLVLPLDDEKAVEKIFETEGKNIAALIIEPLPANYGLLIQRKEFLTKIVEIAKKHGTLVVFDEVISGFRTGFQGMAGLLGIKPDLVTYGKIIGGGFPVGCYAGRKDLLDLVAPSGPVYQAGTLSGSPFGMRAGLATLKKAQRDSVYSVLDDRTKILTTEMIRLLDRKSSQEWEAVTHSSLFWFRKKTQEPVRRIDQIPEGHKEGFAKVFHALLKHGIYLAPSGYEVGFLSWAHDDRVIAKTLEIADKALKEL, encoded by the coding sequence TTGAGTCAACACACAACCAATTCTAAATTGATTTCCGAATCCTGGAAAGGAAAGAACTCGGATGAACTTTTTGAAAGAGCGAAGAAGGTTTCTCCGGGCGGCGTACATTCTCCCGTGCGATCGTTTCGTTCGGTCGGAGGCACTCCCGTTTTCTTTGCGTCCGCAAACGGAGCCACGTTAACCGACATCGAAGGAAAAGAATATATCGATTATTGTCTGAGTTTCGGGCCTTTGATTCTCGGTCATCGTGATCCTGAAGTGGAGGAAGTCGTTCGTGAAACCGCGGGTCTTGCTTGGAGTTTCGGAGCCGCGGAGCCATACTCTCTCGAACTCGCAGAGTTTATCACGAGCCAAATTCCTTGGGCCGAAAAAGTTCGTTTTGTCAACTCGGGAACCGAAGCCGTAATGAGCGCGCTTCGCGTTGCTCGCGCGGCTACCGGACGTGAAAAAATTTTAAAGTTCGACGGATGTTATCACGGTCATCTCGACGCACTTCTCGTAAAAGCGGGCTCCGGACTTGCCGGAGAATCCTCTTCCGACAGCGCGGGGATTTCCGCTACGGCGATCGCAAACACGCTCGTACTTCCTTTGGATGATGAGAAAGCCGTTGAAAAAATTTTTGAAACCGAAGGGAAGAATATAGCCGCGTTGATCATCGAACCTCTTCCGGCGAACTACGGACTTCTCATCCAAAGAAAGGAATTTTTAACCAAGATCGTTGAAATCGCAAAAAAACACGGCACGTTAGTCGTCTTTGATGAAGTGATTTCCGGATTTCGTACCGGATTTCAAGGAATGGCGGGTTTACTCGGGATCAAGCCGGATCTCGTAACCTACGGCAAGATCATCGGCGGGGGTTTTCCCGTGGGATGTTATGCGGGAAGAAAGGATCTTTTGGATCTGGTCGCTCCTTCCGGTCCCGTTTATCAGGCGGGAACCTTGAGCGGAAGCCCGTTCGGGATGAGAGCCGGGCTCGCGACTTTGAAAAAGGCGCAAAGGGATTCCGTTTATTCTGTGTTAGACGATCGGACCAAAATCTTAACAACCGAAATGATCCGTCTTCTGGATCGCAAATCCAGTCAAGAATGGGAGGCTGTAACCCATTCTTCCCTATTTTGGTTTCGAAAAAAAACGCAAGAACCGGTTCGAAGAATCGATCAAATCCCCGAAGGACACAAAGAAGGATTCGCAAAAGTATTTCATGCTTTACTAAAGCACGGAATTTATCTGGCCCCATCCGGTTACGAGGTGGGATTTTTATCTTGGGCGCACGACGATCGAGTCATCGCAAAAACTTTGGAGATAGCGGACAAGGCTCTGAAAGAACTTTAA
- a CDS encoding sensor histidine kinase, translating into MSSLWKNSRILFAIVWLLVTVSLGVWWFWLGLKLTNIVAGLSAKLDASSASESLLVLERQSRMIKMEGTFFLLMLFIGGVTLIWLSYRDIRRNKMIHDFFSTVTHEMKTPLASLRLQAESLQEELPNRNESKLIQRLLMDSVRIESQMNRAMYLASLTRSEILYIEKTNVPEIFLSIAEDFPELKIDLSHLENVSVCADRKALESIFRNLVENSIKHGKASLFEVISEKQKNDQVLITVKDNGSGFDGKHQALGVPFQRHGSTSGTGIGLYIIKELTKKMKGSMHVIPQSAGFRVDLILPGSGKEDGRR; encoded by the coding sequence ATGTCTTCTCTTTGGAAAAATTCTAGAATTCTTTTCGCGATCGTTTGGCTTTTGGTCACCGTCTCGCTCGGTGTTTGGTGGTTTTGGCTCGGACTCAAACTCACGAACATCGTCGCGGGGTTGAGCGCAAAGTTAGACGCTTCTTCCGCGTCGGAAAGTCTTTTGGTGTTGGAAAGACAAAGTAGAATGATCAAGATGGAAGGAACATTCTTCCTTTTGATGCTTTTTATCGGCGGTGTAACGCTGATATGGCTTTCGTATCGGGACATTCGAAGAAACAAAATGATTCACGATTTTTTTTCCACCGTGACACACGAAATGAAAACTCCGCTCGCAAGTCTTCGTTTGCAAGCCGAAAGTCTTCAAGAAGAACTTCCGAATCGTAACGAAAGTAAACTGATTCAAAGATTGCTAATGGATTCGGTGAGAATCGAATCGCAGATGAACCGCGCGATGTATCTTGCAAGTCTGACAAGATCCGAAATTCTTTATATAGAAAAAACGAATGTGCCTGAGATCTTCCTTTCGATCGCCGAGGATTTTCCGGAATTGAAGATCGATCTTTCGCATCTCGAAAACGTTTCGGTGTGCGCCGATCGAAAGGCTCTCGAAAGTATTTTTAGAAATCTCGTCGAAAATTCCATCAAACACGGAAAGGCTAGCCTATTCGAAGTCATTTCCGAAAAACAAAAAAACGATCAGGTGTTGATTACCGTAAAAGACAACGGAAGCGGGTTTGACGGAAAACACCAAGCGCTGGGAGTTCCGTTTCAAAGACACGGGAGCACGAGCGGAACGGGAATCGGCCTTTATATCATAAAAGAATTAACCAAGAAGATGAAAGGTTCCATGCATGTAATTCCACAAAGCGCCGGCTTTCGCGTGGACTTGATTCTTCCTGGCTCGGGAAAAGAGGACGGCCGAAGATGA
- a CDS encoding response regulator transcription factor — MKAKLLLVEDDRSLGETLQERLQKEGYEVHWTVSAVSAKKLVKDERPHLILLDVRLPDGDGFTLAEELKETKDCPPFLFLTAQAGAPERLRGFELGAEEFIPKPFHLKELLIRVKHVLESHKHSIEETRFFYKDYVLDFQGFQIKKENEEFPLSKRDCALLHFLVSERDRTVSRAEILDKLWGEESFPTNRTIDNSIVRLRQAFGEEGEKVIRSVRGVGYQWIGEIKDVE; from the coding sequence ATGAAAGCCAAATTGCTGTTAGTCGAAGACGATCGTTCTCTCGGAGAAACTCTGCAAGAACGTCTTCAAAAAGAAGGTTACGAGGTTCATTGGACCGTTTCCGCGGTCTCCGCAAAGAAGTTGGTAAAGGACGAAAGACCTCATCTCATTCTTTTGGATGTTCGATTGCCGGACGGAGACGGCTTTACGCTCGCGGAAGAATTGAAAGAAACAAAGGATTGTCCTCCGTTTCTATTCTTAACCGCACAAGCCGGAGCGCCGGAAAGACTGAGAGGTTTCGAACTCGGCGCCGAAGAATTCATACCCAAGCCGTTTCATCTCAAAGAACTTTTAATCCGAGTAAAACACGTATTAGAATCTCATAAACATTCCATAGAGGAAACCAGATTTTTTTATAAAGACTACGTCTTGGACTTTCAAGGATTTCAAATCAAAAAAGAAAACGAAGAATTCCCTTTGTCCAAAAGGGATTGCGCCCTACTCCACTTTCTCGTAAGCGAACGAGATCGAACCGTAAGTCGCGCCGAAATATTGGATAAACTTTGGGGAGAAGAAAGTTTCCCCACAAACCGAACCATAGACAACTCGATTGTAAGACTCAGACAAGCCTTCGGAGAAGAAGGTGAGAAAGTCATACGATCGGTGCGTGGTGTCGGTTATCAATGGATTGGAGAAATCAAAGATGTCGAATGA
- a CDS encoding uroporphyrinogen decarboxylase family protein → MSNERYQNAINGIAQKIPPVWMMRQAGRYHKHYQTLRQKHSFEELCKIPELAAEVAFGPVDEFDFDTAILFSDILFPLEALGMGLQYTDAGPALGFAIRSKDDLKKLKSVEDSISFMQFQKDAMRLTREKIPKNKSIIGFVGGPWTLFTYAVSGKHEGNLSLPKTLTDVRNEFLEKIVRFLKANIQLQLEGGAELIMIFDTAGGDLSPEFFREIVIPGVKTLADSFPGKVGYYGRGTASPHFNMIREISSLAGFGFDHRWDLKDVLKTERRMVQGNFDQTLLFMEREEFKKTLINFLRPYRDLSPEERIGWVCGLGHGVMPKTPEENVKTFVEIVRETFQ, encoded by the coding sequence ATGTCGAATGAGCGGTATCAAAACGCTATCAACGGAATTGCACAAAAGATTCCACCCGTTTGGATGATGAGACAGGCCGGACGTTATCATAAACACTATCAAACCTTAAGACAAAAACATTCTTTCGAAGAACTTTGTAAGATCCCGGAACTCGCGGCCGAGGTTGCGTTCGGACCCGTGGACGAATTCGATTTCGATACGGCGATTCTTTTTTCCGATATTCTTTTTCCATTGGAAGCGCTCGGCATGGGACTTCAATATACGGACGCGGGGCCCGCACTCGGTTTTGCGATTCGATCCAAAGATGATCTGAAAAAACTCAAGTCCGTGGAAGATTCAATTTCCTTTATGCAGTTTCAAAAAGACGCGATGCGTTTGACTCGGGAAAAAATTCCTAAAAACAAATCCATCATCGGGTTCGTCGGCGGGCCTTGGACCTTGTTTACGTATGCGGTTTCTGGAAAACACGAGGGCAATCTTTCACTTCCGAAAACTCTCACCGATGTCAGAAACGAATTTTTGGAAAAGATCGTCCGATTTTTAAAAGCGAACATCCAACTTCAACTCGAAGGCGGAGCCGAGCTGATTATGATCTTCGACACGGCCGGAGGGGACCTTTCTCCCGAATTTTTTCGCGAGATCGTGATTCCCGGAGTAAAAACCTTAGCCGATAGTTTTCCTGGAAAAGTCGGATATTATGGAAGGGGAACTGCGTCTCCGCACTTCAATATGATCCGTGAGATTTCCAGCCTTGCCGGTTTCGGTTTCGATCATCGATGGGATTTAAAAGACGTTTTAAAAACCGAAAGAAGAATGGTCCAAGGAAATTTTGATCAGACCTTATTGTTTATGGAAAGGGAAGAATTTAAGAAAACCCTAATAAACTTTTTGAGGCCCTATCGCGATCTTTCTCCCGAAGAAAGAATCGGTTGGGTATGCGGGCTCGGACACGGAGTGATGCCGAAAACCCCCGAAGAAAATGTGAAAACGTTCGTAGAAATCGTAAGAGAGACATTTCAATGA
- the hemN gene encoding oxygen-independent coproporphyrinogen III oxidase, which yields MTTAKELIAKYDIPAPRYTSYPTVPYWSENPTTEEWLDKVRNRLKPENSSLSLYLHIPFCESLCSFCGCNTSITKNHSVEDPYIEALLLEFANYLEEVPEIGKRELKELHLGGGTPTYLSEKNLEFLLDSILKRMNVSSKPEFSLEVDPRRTRDTQLKILHDFGFRRVSLGVQDFDPEVQRLINRTQPFEMTERITELSRKIGFTSVNFDLIYGLPKQNLENMKRTVEKTLELRPDRIAFYSYAHVPWIKAAQRLFTEADLPSGSEKRELYEVSREMFLKAGYLEIGMDHFALETDSLSEAAKNGTLHRNFMGYTTKTTDMLLGLGVSAISDSWDCFHQNEKIVKKYQKHIHEEGFATLRGHKLDAEDLEQRTLILQLSTTGKVIVPEQILRDVRLYLASMEDDNLIKWEGNLLTLTEKGWPFLRNVCTGLDLRLRRKSPESRVFSRAI from the coding sequence ATGACAACCGCAAAAGAACTGATTGCAAAGTATGATATACCGGCGCCGAGATACACGAGTTATCCAACGGTGCCTTATTGGTCCGAAAATCCGACCACGGAAGAATGGTTGGACAAAGTAAGAAATCGTTTGAAACCCGAGAATTCTTCCCTATCACTTTATTTGCATATTCCATTTTGTGAATCCTTGTGTTCGTTTTGCGGATGCAACACTTCGATCACAAAAAATCATTCCGTGGAAGACCCGTATATAGAGGCGCTTTTGTTGGAATTCGCCAATTATCTCGAAGAGGTTCCCGAAATCGGAAAACGCGAACTGAAAGAACTTCATCTCGGTGGAGGAACCCCGACTTATCTTTCCGAAAAGAATCTGGAGTTTTTACTCGATTCTATATTAAAAAGAATGAATGTATCCTCCAAGCCGGAGTTTTCTTTGGAAGTCGATCCGCGCAGAACCAGAGATACACAACTCAAGATTCTTCACGATTTCGGTTTCAGAAGAGTGAGCTTGGGAGTTCAGGACTTCGATCCGGAAGTTCAGAGATTGATCAATCGCACCCAACCTTTCGAGATGACCGAACGTATCACGGAACTTTCCAGAAAGATAGGATTTACTTCGGTGAACTTCGATCTTATCTACGGACTTCCGAAACAAAATCTTGAAAACATGAAACGCACCGTGGAAAAAACTCTCGAGCTTAGACCGGATCGGATCGCGTTCTACAGTTACGCACACGTTCCTTGGATCAAAGCCGCACAAAGATTGTTTACCGAAGCGGATCTTCCTTCGGGTTCCGAAAAACGCGAGTTATACGAGGTTTCTAGAGAGATGTTTTTGAAAGCGGGTTATCTCGAAATCGGAATGGATCATTTCGCTTTGGAAACGGATTCGCTTTCCGAAGCCGCAAAAAACGGAACCTTACACAGAAACTTCATGGGTTATACCACAAAAACCACGGACATGCTTTTGGGGCTCGGAGTTTCCGCAATTTCGGATAGTTGGGATTGTTTTCATCAAAACGAAAAAATCGTAAAAAAATATCAGAAACATATCCACGAAGAAGGTTTTGCTACACTTAGAGGACATAAACTAGACGCCGAAGATTTGGAACAAAGAACGTTAATTTTGCAATTATCGACAACCGGAAAGGTTATAGTACCGGAGCAAATTTTGCGGGATGTGAGGCTGTATTTGGCCTCCATGGAAGACGATAATTTAATCAAGTGGGAAGGAAATCTTCTCACTTTGACCGAAAAGGGTTGGCCTTTTCTCAGAAACGTTTGTACGGGTCTGGACCTCAGATTGAGGAGAAAAAGCCCGGAATCGAGAGTTTTTTCAAGAGCGATTTAA
- a CDS encoding LA_0442/LA_0875 N-terminal domain-containing protein, which produces MISYLKNLFLIFALFFIITFSVFSETVLLHEGGSFRGKVVTQNQKTITIQTKEGKRVVQKKEILKVIYKDIDEEEEERIRNAEIKRMEDEKLSKQRNFELQKQHDEEERLRKEREEAEKNKPLPPAPPPKPAVSKTGALARSAILPGWGQWASGRQFAAIIYPTLFLAAGYAVYENNRKYLAAKKDYEGYGNPYSQDSITLAALGIANPQLAPALSDPVALYVYNQQFSPYQDRREAVDKAYKNLQTSIGVLAGIYLINLADAFIFGGQISSKVGISDGASKGLIFDYNPMANSGTFNGGAASSSTLESKYTFGYRYQF; this is translated from the coding sequence TTGATTTCATACTTGAAAAACCTTTTTCTGATTTTCGCATTATTCTTTATCATCACATTCTCCGTTTTTTCGGAGACTGTACTTTTGCACGAGGGCGGAAGTTTTCGCGGAAAAGTAGTCACACAAAATCAAAAGACGATTACGATTCAAACCAAGGAAGGCAAACGAGTCGTACAGAAAAAAGAAATCTTAAAAGTCATCTATAAGGATATCGACGAAGAAGAGGAAGAAAGAATCCGCAACGCCGAAATCAAAAGAATGGAAGACGAAAAACTTTCCAAACAAAGAAACTTCGAACTTCAAAAACAACACGACGAGGAAGAACGTCTTAGAAAGGAAAGAGAAGAAGCCGAAAAAAATAAGCCTCTTCCACCCGCTCCTCCTCCAAAACCCGCGGTATCAAAAACCGGCGCGCTTGCAAGATCGGCGATTCTTCCCGGTTGGGGACAATGGGCGAGCGGAAGACAATTCGCCGCGATCATCTATCCTACTCTTTTCTTAGCCGCGGGTTACGCGGTATATGAGAATAATCGCAAGTATCTTGCCGCTAAAAAAGACTACGAGGGTTACGGAAATCCGTATTCTCAGGATTCGATCACACTCGCGGCTCTCGGTATTGCAAATCCTCAATTGGCCCCCGCGCTTTCGGATCCGGTGGCGTTGTATGTTTACAACCAACAGTTCAGTCCGTATCAGGATAGAAGAGAAGCGGTCGATAAGGCTTATAAAAATCTTCAAACAAGCATCGGAGTGTTGGCGGGAATTTATCTGATCAACTTAGCCGATGCGTTTATCTTCGGCGGACAAATTTCCTCCAAGGTCGGAATCTCGGACGGAGCCTCTAAGGGATTGATCTTCGATTACAATCCGATGGCAAACTCGGGAACTTTCAACGGAGGAGCGGCATCCTCTTCGACTTTAGAATCCAAGTATACATTCGGATATCGATACCAATTTTAA
- the hemG gene encoding protoporphyrinogen oxidase produces MAIQQPDHIVVGAGFTGLLYATLSVLKGESVLLYEKKNRPGGLIQSVQTPFGLVETAANGILNSYRLEEFAAALNLEIIPTQKTSKKRYIWKDSSPKRIPLSFMGVLRLLYGLFFLPAGLQREESVHHWGTRVLGESAVRDVLAPGLAGVYAGNLKEMSAELVIGKWISSNEPLWKNLRAAMQKKKSEPKVPRQRKGTVSFRGGLGELLNAMEAKIQSSPDSKILRSEESPALSVLRKRYPKARITLACGLESSLKILASSIPVFKRYEKVCRTLGVVTATRFGNESLLGKKTGFGILFPPEAGFRARGVLLNSSIFTGRVTDGHYSETYIFGGALDPEISKMKEQEIVSILEEDRKKITSQIATQNSAPLNHYVTIWKSALPVYDAALLEFNKELDRSLPEGVFVEGNFRYGIGLSAILERAWNVMRNGKAC; encoded by the coding sequence GTGGCCATACAACAACCGGATCATATCGTCGTCGGCGCCGGGTTCACCGGACTTCTTTACGCTACACTTTCCGTTTTAAAGGGAGAATCGGTCCTTCTCTACGAAAAGAAAAATCGTCCGGGAGGTTTGATACAATCCGTACAAACTCCTTTCGGACTTGTTGAAACCGCGGCAAACGGAATCTTAAATTCGTATCGGCTGGAAGAATTTGCGGCCGCGCTCAATTTAGAAATCATTCCCACCCAAAAAACCTCTAAAAAAAGATATATCTGGAAGGACTCTTCTCCAAAACGAATCCCTCTTTCTTTTATGGGCGTCTTACGCCTGTTATACGGACTCTTTTTCTTGCCCGCCGGCTTGCAAAGGGAAGAATCCGTACATCATTGGGGAACTCGCGTACTCGGAGAATCGGCCGTCCGTGACGTGTTGGCTCCGGGGCTCGCGGGAGTATATGCAGGAAATCTAAAGGAGATGTCCGCCGAGTTGGTAATCGGTAAATGGATCTCCTCGAACGAGCCGCTGTGGAAAAATCTGCGCGCGGCGATGCAAAAGAAAAAATCGGAACCGAAGGTTCCCAGACAAAGAAAAGGAACGGTGAGTTTTCGAGGCGGACTCGGAGAGCTTCTAAACGCGATGGAGGCTAAGATTCAATCGTCTCCCGATTCCAAAATTCTTCGATCGGAAGAATCCCCTGCCCTATCCGTTCTTCGAAAAAGATATCCGAAAGCAAGAATCACATTGGCCTGCGGTTTGGAATCGTCTTTAAAAATTTTAGCTTCGAGTATTCCCGTTTTTAAACGATACGAAAAGGTATGTAGAACTCTCGGAGTCGTAACCGCGACGAGGTTCGGTAACGAATCTCTGCTCGGTAAGAAGACCGGCTTCGGAATTTTATTTCCACCCGAAGCGGGTTTTCGCGCGAGAGGGGTATTGTTGAACTCTTCGATTTTTACGGGGAGGGTTACGGACGGTCATTATTCGGAAACGTATATTTTCGGCGGAGCCTTGGATCCTGAAATATCCAAAATGAAAGAACAGGAAATCGTTTCTATCTTGGAAGAGGATCGGAAAAAGATCACATCGCAAATCGCGACACAAAATTCCGCGCCTCTCAATCACTATGTTACGATTTGGAAATCCGCGCTTCCGGTTTATGACGCGGCCCTTCTTGAGTTTAACAAGGAGCTGGATCGAAGTCTTCCCGAAGGAGTTTTCGTGGAAGGAAATTTCCGATACGGGATCGGGCTCAGCGCGATTTTGGAAAGAGCTTGGAACGTTATGCGAAACGGCAAGGCATGCTGA